A stretch of DNA from Thalassospiraceae bacterium LMO-SO8:
GACCCCTGGCATTTCATGGAGCAGGAACGCCGCCTGCCGGAGAACGTGACCCTGGAGGATTCCAAACTCGACGACCCGCTCGAGCGCGAACGCCTGAGCAAGGTGTTCTCGCGCGGGCTGTCGAAGCCGACGGGCTACGTCCTGCCGGTGCAGCGCTGGAACGCGCGGGCCAGCAACCGGCGCTGGTACAGCGAGCCCTGGTCGACGCGCACGGACCGCCTGGTCCTGATCCCGGGCGATTCCCCCGTGGGCTACCGCCTGCCGTTGGATTCCCTGCCCCATATCCGGTCCGTGGACTATCCCTATATCGTGCCCGCCGACCCCTTCGACGAACGCGGCGACCTGCCCGAACCGGACGCCGCGCGCCAGCCCTACTTGCAAGGTTCCGAGCATCCGGGCAGCGGCCGCCAGATCATTTCCGAACAGTCCGCGACCGGCGCCAAGGGCCGGGTCCGCGCGGCCATGACCATCGAGCCCCGCGACGGCCGGCTTTGCGTGTTCATGCCGCCGACGGAAACGCTGGAAGACTACCTGGACCTGATCGCCGCCATCGAGGACGCGACGGCGGAAACCGGCATGCCCGTGCATATCGAAGGCTATGCCCCGCCGAACGACCCGCGCCTCAACGTCATCAAGGTCACGCCGGACCCGGGCGTGCTGGAGATCAACATCAAGCCGGCCGAAAGCTGGCGCGAAATGGTCGAAAGCACGGAAACGCTCTACGAAGAAGCCCGCCTGTCGCGCCTGGGCACGGAAAAATTCATGCTGGACGGCCGCCACATCGGCACCGGCGGCGGCAACCACGTGGTTGCCGGCGGGCCGACGGCCAAGGACAGCCCGTTCCTGCGCCGCCCCGACCTGCTGAAAAGCCTGGTCACCTACTGGCAGCATCATCCGAGCCTCAGCTATCTGTTTTCCGGCATGTTCGTCGGCCCGACCAGTCAGGCGCCGCGCATCGACGAAGCCCGCCACGACAGCCTGTACGAGCTTGAGATCGCGCTCGCCCAGATCCCGGAAAAGGGCACCGAATGCCCGCCGTGGCTGGTCGACCGCACGCTGCGCAACCTCTTGATCGACGTGTCCGGCAACACCCACCGCACGGAAATCTGTATCGACAAGCTGTATTCCCCGGACGGCCCCACGGGCCGCCTGGGGTTGGTCGAATTCCGCGCCTTCGAAATGCCGCCCCACGCGCGCATGAGCCTGACCCAGCAACTGTTGCTCCGCGCCCTGATCGCGCGGTTCTGGGACACGCCCTATTCCGGGCCCTTGGTGCGCTGGGGCACGCAACTGCACGACCGCTTCATGCTGCCGCATTCCGTCTGGGCCGATTTCGAGAACGTCATCGCCGACATGAACATCCAGGGCTACCCGTTCGAGGCCGACTGGTTCGCGCCGCATTTCGAATTCCGCTTCCCGCGCTATGGCGCCGTGCAGTACGAGCAGATGGAAATCGAACTGCGTCAGGCGCTGGAGCCTTGGCATGTGATGGGCGAGGAAGGGGCCGCCGGCGGCACCGTGCGTTTCGTCGATTCCTCCGTCGAACGCCTACAGGTGAGGATCACCGGCATGACCGGCGGGCGTTACCGCATTGCCTGTAACGGCTTTGAGGTGCCATTGACATCGACCGGCAAGGCCGGCGAGTACTTCGCCGGCGTGCGCTTCCGGGCGTGGAAGCCCGCATCGGCCCTGCACCCCGGCGTGGAGGTCGACGCGCCCCTGGTGTTCGACCTGTACGACACCTGGACCGGGCGGGCGGTTTCCGGCTGCACCTACCACGTGGCGCACCCCGGCGGGCGCAACTTCGAGCACTTCCCCGTCAACGCCTATGAGGCGGAAAGCCGGCGTCTGGCCCGGTTCGAGGACATCGGCCATACCACCGGCCCCTCCGACGCGCCGAAACGCCGCGACAACGACGAGTTTCCCATGACGCTCGATCTGCGCCGCGCGAAAACGGTGCACTGAGCCGGGGAACACCCCTTTTCCGACTGGATTCATCTTGATCAAACAACGCACTAGCCGAACGCCCGGCGATCTCCTATCCTCGCCCCTCCAATATGGGTATGGGCCCGGTCGGGCGTGGAGCATCGCGTGAGCCGCAACAATCCGGCAAAGAACGGCGCGTCGCCAGGCGTTTTCCTGGACGACGACTATGCCCCCTTCCCCGGCGTTTATGACGAGATGATGGACGTCCAGGCAGGCGTGCGCCCCCATTGGCGCAACTTCCTGGAAAGCCTGGGACGGTTCAGCGATCAGGAATTGCAGGACCGCTGGGACACGGCGCAGCGCCTCGTCCGGGAAAACGGCACCACCTACAACATCTACGACGACACCGGGGAATCGACCCGCCCCTGGCGCATGGACCCGATCCCCTTCCTGATCGGGGCCGAGGAATGGAAGGCCCTGGAAGCCGGCCTGATCCAGCGCGCCAAGCTGCTGAACGCCATCGTCCACGACATCTACGGCGACCAGACCCTGTTGAAACGCAACCTGCTGCCGTCGTCGTTGGTCTACGGCAATCCGGCGTTCATGCGCCCCATGCGCGGCATCGACCCACCGGGCGGCGTGCATCTGCATTTCATGGCGTTCGATCTGGCGCGCGCCGCCGATCAGCGCTGGTGGGTTTTAAGCGACCGCACCCAGGCGCCATCGGGCGCCGGCTACGCCCTGGAAAACCGCATCGTGCTGGCGCGCACCCTGCCGGACATCTTCCGCGCCGCCCAGGTCCACCGCCTTGCCGGGTTTTTCCAGGCGCTCAGCGACAACCTGATCAACCTGTCCGGCCGGGACGATCCGCTTGCCGTGCTGCTGACGCCGGGGCCGCATAACGAAACTTATTTCGAACACGCCTATCTGGCGCGCTACCTTGGCTTTCCTCTGGTCGAGGGCGCCGATCTGACCGTGCGTGACAACCACGTATTCTTGAAGACCCTGAACGGTCTGAAGCGAGTCGACCTGATCCTGCGCCGCGTCGACAGCGATTTCTGCGACCCGTTGGAACTGCGTAACGACTCCCTTCTCGGCGTCGCCGGTCTGGTTGCCGCCGTGCGCGCCGGAAACGTGGTCGTCGCCAACTCGTTGGGGTCGGGCGTCGTCGAATGCGAAGCCTTGATGAGCTTCTATCCGGGCCTGTGCCGCGAGCTTCTGGGCGAGGATCTGAAGGTCCCGTCCCTCGCGACCTGGTGGTGCGGCCAGGAGAAGGAACGGGAATACGTCAGCCAGCACCTGGACGACCTGGTGCTGCGCCCGACGTTCTCCAATTCCTCGATCCTCAACAACCGCAACGGCGCGTTACTGCCCGGTCAGGCCTCGGGCGAGCGGCGGCAGGAGATCATCGACCTGCTCGGCCGCCGTGGTTACCAGTACTTCGGGCAGGAAACCCTGACGCTCTCGACCACTCCCGGCTGGTCCGAGGCCGGCATCGAACCCCGGCCGGTCGTGCTGCGCGTCTATGTCTGCGCCGACGGCGACAGTTACCGGGTGATGCCCGGCGGGCTGACGCGGACCGCCGACAGCGTCGCCGCCCAGGCCATCACCATGCAGCAGGGCGATGCGTCGAAGGATACCTGGGTGCTGTCCGACGGCCCGGTCTCGACCTTCACCCGGCTGACCGCGCCCGACCAGGCGGTGACGCTCCGGCGGTCCGGTTCGGACCTGCCGTCGCGCGTGGCCGACAACCTGTTCTGGCTCGGCCGTTATGCGGAACGCACGGAAAGCTCGGTCCGCCTGATGCGGGCCCTGATCCTGCGGTTTGCCGGCGAAGCCGGCGCCGGGGACGATCCGCAGACCTTGACGCGCCTGACCAACATCCTGGTCGATCTGGACTATCTCAACCGCCGCACGGCGCAAAAGGCCGCGGCCGGCGGCATCCGCGCGGTCGAACGCGAGATGGCGATGATCCTGTTCGACCGGGGGCGGGCCAACGGGCTGTTGAACCTGCTGGGCAACCTGCAACGCACCGCATCCCTGGTGCGCGAGCGGCTGTCCACGGATTCCTGGCGCGTGCTGAACGGCCTGCATCAGCGCGCCGTGGGCCAGGCGGCGATGATCCGGCTCGACGTGTCGGCGGCGCTGGCGCTGCTCAACCACATCCTGGAAGAGCTTTCGGCCTTCAGCGGCATGCAGATGGAAAACATGACCCGCTCGCTCGGCTGGCGCCTGCTGGACACGGGGCGGCGGGTCGACCGCACGACCCATACGGCGAAGCTGATCCGTGAACTGGTGGTCGACGGCAACCCGGCCGAGGAAGGCCGCCTGGACCTGCTGCTGGAACTGGGCGACAGTTCCATGACCTACCGCACGCGCTACCTTTCGACCGTGCAGTTGCCGGCGGTGGTCGATCTGCTGTTGGCCGACGATACCAACCCGCGCTCTCTCGCCTTCCAGGTCGCGACCCTGGGCGAACACATCCGCCATTTTCCCCATGACGAGGAAAGCGCCACCCTGCCGCGCGAGGAATACCTGATTCAGTCGATGTACAGCCAAATCCGCCTGGCTGACGTGATGGAGCTCTGCAATCAGCGCAACAAACGCGGCCAACGCAACGAACTGGCCCAGTTCCTGGATCAGATCGCCAATCAGACCCTGGAAATGTCGAACGCGATTGCCCGCAAGTACTTCAGCCACGTGCTGCCGACCCGTAGCACGTCCGCCGGGGGCATGGTCCCATGAGTGTCAGGCCGTGATCTACGACATCAGTCATCAGACGACGATCACCTACACCTGGGACGTGGCATTGTCCCAGCACCTGCTTCATCTCGCCCCCCGGTCCTGCCCCCATCAGGTCACCCACCATCACGCCCTGATCATCGAACCGCCCCCGACCCTGTCCAAGAACGACATGGATTTCTTCGGCAATCCGACGACCTACCTGACGATTGAGGAGCCGCATAACAAACTCTCGATCGTCTCCACCTGTCAGGTCGAAATCCATGCCCTGCCGGCCCCCGATCCCGCCGCCACCCCGCCTTGGGAAGACGTCGCCGGATATCTGGTCAATCAGTCGGACCCGGTGTGCCTGGACGCCAGCCAGTATGTGTTCGAAAGCCCGTTCACCGTGTCGGCCCAGGCCGAGGCCTTCGCCCAGACGTCCTTCCCACCGGGCCGCCCGGTGCTGGAAGGGGCGTTGGACCTGATGGCGCGCATCTACAATGGCTTCAAGTACGAAGGCGGCGTCACCGACATCTCCACCCCCATCGACCGGGTGCTCGCCGACAAGCGCGGCGTGTGCCAGGATTTCGCCCACCTGCAAATCGCCTGCCTGCGCACCATGGGCCTGCCGGCGCGTTATGTCTCCGGATACCTGCGCACCCATCCGCCCGAAGGCCAGGAACGCAAGGTCGGCGCCGATGCCTCCCACGCCTGGCTTGCCGTATGGGTGCCCGAATTCGGCTGGGTCGATCTGGACCCGACCAACAACATGATGCCCGGGGACGAACACATCACCGTCGCCTGGGGCCGTGATTACGGCGACGTCAGCCCGATCAACGGCATGGTGCTGGGCGGCGGCGCGCACAAGGTCGCGGTCGCCGTGGACGTGGCACCCGCGGCGGTTCCCGCCGAGGCATAGGCCCGGCCACGGGACCCATGGCCGGGCACCGTTACACCAAAGGGGGAAACGATCCGATGACAATCGAAATGGCCCGCGCGGCGTTCGCGGGTTTGGCGCTGTTCGCCATGACCGGGGCGGCAACGGCCGGGGACACCAAGGATGCCTACCGGGCCGGCGACGGGAAAGTCCAGGTCGAACGGCTGCTGTCCGGGCCGACGAAGACCATCGTCGGGGAAGCGGTCCGCTATCCCGGCGGCCTGCCCGCCGAGGTCACGGCGGCGGTTGTCACCCTGCCGCCCGGCAAGTCGACCGGCTGGCACCGCCACGGCGTGCCGCTGTTCGGCTACATCCTGTCCGGCGAACTGCTGGTCGATTACGGCGACAAGGGGGTCCGAACCTACACCACCGGCGCCGCCTTGATGGAAGCCATGGACCAGCGCCATCAGGGCATCAACACGGGCACGGAACCCGTGCGGATTCTCGTCGTCTACATGGGCGCCGAAGGTATGAAGAACGTCGTTCCCGACTGACCCCTCTGAAAAGTCTCAAGACCAAGGCGTTTCATCGGCGACGTTGCGCCCGGCGATCCGCCCGAAGGCCAGGCATTCGCCGATGTTGCCCGTGCCCTGATAGAGATAACTGTAGATCGAGCCCAGCTCGCCGGCGCTGTACAGCCGGGGAATGGGCGTGCCGTCGGGCCGCAGAACTTTCGCCTCCTCGTTGCGCCGGGGGCCGCCCTGGGTGTTGATCATCGAGGGCGACAGTTCCATGGCGTAGAACGGCCCCTTGGCCAGCGGGTTGAGCATCAGCTTGCGCCCGAAATCCGGGTCCTCGCCCGCCTCGGCGTTGGCGTTCCAGCGCGCGACCGTGGCCGCCAGCGCCTGGGGATCGAGGCCGACGGTCCGCGCCAGGTCCTCGATCGTCCCGCCCTTCTTGATCCAGCCCTTTTCCAGTTCGGCCGAATTGTCGTCGCTCCAGTCATAGCGCGTGATGATCGGCGTCCAGCCACGGTTGGGGTCCTTGTTGTACAGCGGCGCCGCCGACATCATGTCCTGGTCGAACACCATGAACATGGGCGTCGGCACGTGCATCGGCGACCACACGCCGTTGACCGGCACCTTACCGTGGCGGTGCTTGAACTTCTCGTCGTAGAACCGCCGGCCGTCCGGCCCGACGATGATCATCCCGCCGGGGTATTCCTTGGCGAAATGCAGGGCCTGGATCGACATGGTGGCCGGGAATTCCGGCACCTTCAGGGCCATCGACGGGCCCGCGTAATTATTCATGTGCCAAAGATCCGCGCCCACCGCCATCGCCATGGAGATGCCGTCGCCTTCGTTGTAGGGGGTCCCGGACGGATAGCAATGGGAGACGCCCGGCAGGTAGTTGCGGATCATTTCCTGGTTGTTCTCGAACCCGCCGCAGGTCAGGACCACGCCCCGCCGCGCCTTGATGAGGACGGACTTGCCGTCCTTTTCCGCGCGCACGCCGATGATTTCCCGGGTCTCGCCGTCCTGGATCAGCTCACGACCCGGGGTTTCGTATTCGACGGCGATATTCCGTTCGGTGACGAAGCTTTCGAAGCGGTTCCAGGTAAAGGAATAGCCGTAGGTCGGGCCGTCATGGAACTTGTGGACGCAGGTCGCCCCCGGCAGTTCCGGGTATTCGATCCCTTCCGGCTGATGCTGGTGTTCCTGGGGGTCGCCGCCCAGATCCCGGACCCAGTCGTTGTTCAGGCACATTTCCCGCGCCCAGGTGCGGATCATGTCATCCGGCACCGGGTAGGGTCCGCACAGCGCTTCCAGATAGATCGCCGCCTTGTCCGCGTCCGACGTGTTCAGATAACCCTGGGCCGCGATGCGGGTGTTGCCGCCATGAAGGCCCTCTGGCGCCTTTTCCAGGATCAGGACTTCCGCCCCCTGATCATGCGCGGTGACCGCCGCCGCCACGCCGGCGCCGCCGAAGCCCAGGACAATGACGTCCGTTTCCCTGTCCCATGCGTAAGGTTTCAAGTGTGGTCCTCAATTTTCCGATTGGTGGTCTCGAATGGCTCGACGGTGCGCGGGCGCGCGCCGACACGGACGTCTGTTCCCGTCCGTGTCGGCTAGGCTACAAGAGGTCGCGGCGGATTTACAACTTGCGACAGACGTAAACCGGCGAGGTCCAGGCCCGCGTGCCGTCTTCCTGCGTCAGGCGGATGAAGATGGCGTTGTCCTTGTCGTCGCGCAGATCAATGCGGCGCGAGAACGACACCTTGCGGTGCGGGTTTTCCTCCGGCAGGCGGAAAACCTTGAGGAACCGGGGCAGGATGCCCGACTTGTCGAACATCTCGTCCTCCAGGCCGATTTCCTCCAGCGGCACGCCGCATTGCACCAGCGGCGTTTCGATCTGCAACGTGCCGCCCCAGGCGTCCTTCACCCAGACGTCGAAGCCGGCGAAGTTGCCCGTGGTCAACGACATCCATTTGAGCGCCGTGTCCGACGTCTGCTCCAGGACCTTTTCCGGATTGAAGAAATTGAAGGCCTGGGCGCGGACGATCTCGTTGTCCTGGACATGGGCCGTGCCGTCCCAGATGACCTGGCGGAAGCGGCCCCGGTATTCGGCCCCTTCCCAATGGACGCGAATGCGCCCGCCCAGGTCTTCCTGGCCGTAAGGCCGCACGGTCTCGATCAGGTCGCGGCCGTTGAAGATGTCGATGCGTTCGACCGGCGATGCGGCCAGGATGTCGACATCAAGCTTCACCCCGCCTTCGGGCAGGTGGACGATGTCGCCCATCATGGCCTCGCGGGTTTCGGCCCCCTTGGGTGGCGTCGGATAGTCGAGCGCCGGATCGTCATGATAGAGCGTGCCCGGCGCGTCGAACCGTGCCTTCACGTCGATCACCATGCGGCCGCCGTGGCCGCCGGTGGTGGCATAGTGACGGCGCTTGCGGATGCAGTCGAACAGGGCTTCCCGCGTCAATTCCGGCATCAGCATGCAGGTCAGCCCGCCGACGGCGCCGAACAGGGACGCCCCGGGATAACTCGCGCCCGGGCGGCCCTTGTGGCCGTCGGAATTGGCGACGATGCCGGTGCGATAGCCCATGTCCAGGGCGTCCTCGACCAGCCATTCGAAGGTGCCCCAGGAAGAATGGATTTCCATGGATTTCTCGAACCGGCCGTCGTGGGCCAGTTTCACATCGGCATAGCGGCCGCCGCAATGGGCATAGGATACGGCATCCCATTCCTTGTCGCGGGCCAGGGCTGCGTAAAGCTCGCCCGCCGTGTTGCAGTCCGTGGCAAGGTCCGACTTGTCCTCGATCAGCGCGTGGGAGGACCGGCGGATGACCCGGTCCTTCGAGGGATAGAACATGTTGCGGTCACCGCCCAAGGCGGTATTGCCCGACCATTCATACCCCAGGGGAGTCAGGAATTTGCCGGGTTCGTCGAATTCCTCGCACAGGTTGTCCAGGTGCGACCAGAAGCCCTTGGTGATCTGGAAATCGTTGCCCTGATGACCGGCGGCGTCGACGAAGGCGCGGTCGCGGGCGAATTCGAAGAAGGCCCGGGCCGAGCCGGTGCCGATGGTTTCCTCGGACTGGCCATGCAGATCGACCCAATAGGGCTTCAGGTCCAGGTCCTTCTGAATGCACAGAGGGTTGGCGCGGAAGACTTCCGCGCCCGAGGCGTCCTCGAACCAGATTTGCACGGGACCGGCGCCGTCGACGCTAAGCCCCTCGACGAAAGCCGCGAAAGAGCCCGGTGTCAGTGTCACGCTATCCGGCAGGCCGTTGACGGGCCGCGAGCTTTTGACCTTGAAGGTCACGTCGCACTGGTCGGACGGGTTGCCCCAGATATCCTCGCCCTTGATCTTCAGGTCGAAGGTTTCGCCGGGGCGGCGGGCCGTCGGCACCACGGCGGCGAAGGTCGCGGGCTTGCCGGGCACGATGCGGATCACCGGCTGTTCCGGCAGGGCCTGGTAGTTGGCCGTGGCGATGGGATCGACGAGGACGCGGAATTCGAAGGTATCCTCGCAGAAGGTCTGCAGGCGCATGCCTTGCGATCCGCCCGAGGTTTCGCCGAAAGTGATGGTGATGGTGTCACCTTCCTTCATGAAGCCCTTGACCACCTTGATATATAGCGCCCTGTCCCACGGCCGCACGTTGCCCTTGGGGTCGTAGCGGGCTTCCAACACGGCATTGTTGGAGGCGACGACCGTGGTGTAGTTGCGCCACTTGGGATCGTCGAACTGCGGGCGGCTCTGGTCCGAGGCGAAGCGGAAACAGACGCGCATGGAGGCGCTGTCATCCATTCCGTACTTGCCGCAGGTATAAACCAGCTTGAAGGTTTGCCACGAACCGGCCTCGAACGCGCCGGACGGCGTCAGCACCGCATGGCCGAGTTCATGGGGCGCGATCGGCGCCTCGATGGTTGAACTTGAATTGAGCGCGCCCTGGCCGCCGTCATCCTGCTGGTCGAGCATTTTGTCCCCTCCTGGACCTATGTCCCATTGATTTGTCTTATTTAGCGTCGTCTAGTGAAGCGGGCTGCAACAGCGATTGCCAACCCAGCCATGAAAACTATATCGTAACTTGGCGAGGCACTATATCGGGGGAAATTTCGAAAAACTATATAGGAATATCGGATTTTTCCCGATAGTCTTAATACCTGTGATGCCAGGGACGAATAGCCAACAAGACGCTCCGCCCTTCCGCACCGCAAGTCCCAGGGGGTTGGGATGCGGGATCAGGCGCGGCAGTAAGCGTCCCTACCGATCGGACAGCGAGGTTCGTCGGGCACAACGCGGCATCGAAACCCGTTCCATGACAGACCAAACATCGTCATCAGGGAGGACGAAAATCATGACCAACAGAAGCTTTACACGTAAGGCCGTATCCGCGGCCGTTTGCGGCGCCGTCGCATTGGCCTTTACGGCCGGCAGCGCCGCCCCGGCCAAGGCAGAAACGAACGAAGTCCGCTTCGCGCAGCAGTTCGGCCTGCTTTACCTGCCCCAGCACGTGGTCGTTGACCACAAGATGGTCGAAACCTGCGCCAAGGATGCCGGCCTGGGCGACATCAAGGTCACCATGCACCGCTTCTCGGGCGGCGCCGCCGTGAACCAGGCGCTTCTGTCCAACAACGTCGACTTCGCCGCCGGCGGCGTCGGCCCGCTGCTCAAGCTGTGGGACAAGACCAAGGGCCGCATCAACGTCAAGGCCATCGCGACCTTGTCGGCCATGCCGCTGAAGCTGAACACCAACGATCCCAAAATCAAAAAGCTGGAAGACTACGTCGGCCTGACCGATCACAAGATCGCCACGCCTTCGGTGAAGGTGTCGATCCAGGCGGTGGTCCTGCAGATGGCCGCGGCCAAGAAGTGGGGCGCCAACGAAGCGTTCAAGCTGGACGACATCACCGTCTCCATGAAGCATCCGTCCGCTGCGGCGGCGCTGCTGGCCGGCGGACAGGCGGTGAAAAGCCATTTCGCCACCCTGCCGACGTCCTATCAGGAAATTAAGACCGGCAAGGTCCACACGGTCATGACTTCTTATGACGTGCTGGGCGGAGAACATTCCACCGTCGCCCTGTACAACACCGAGAAGTGGAAGAACGACAACCCGAAGCTGTTCAAGTGCGTCGGCGACTCCTTCCGCACGGCCGCCAAGTGGATCAACGAGGACACGGACCGCGCCGCCGAGTTGTTCCAC
This window harbors:
- a CDS encoding transglutaminase family protein, which codes for MSIHIALHHRTSYIYDRKVEMGPQIIRLRPAPHARTPILSYALKIEPEGYFINWQQDPHGNYQARVVYPDPVEKFEVTVDLVADMSVQNPFDFFLEPDAEELPFAYDPALREELEPYLKPEPAGPLLRAWLDKLPKQEGRTVEYLVALNQRLQTEIEYLIRMEPGVQTCEETLSSGRGSCRDTGWLLVEILRHMGFAARFVSGYLIQLKPDVKSLDGPSGSEVDFTDLHAWTEVYLPGAGWIGFDPTSGLLTGEGHIPLAATPRPRSAAPISGAVGPSEVDFDFDMLITRIAESPRVTKPYTEEQWQAIDALGDEIDKQLIKRDVRLTLGGEPTFVSIDHVDADEWNTAATGKTKRPLGDDLIRRLRDKYAPQGLLHFGQGKWYPGEPLPRWAFALYWRRDGVPIWRDQSAFAREVDDHKPDIKTAETFARGIAERLDVSPDATIAAYEDPWHFMEQERRLPENVTLEDSKLDDPLERERLSKVFSRGLSKPTGYVLPVQRWNARASNRRWYSEPWSTRTDRLVLIPGDSPVGYRLPLDSLPHIRSVDYPYIVPADPFDERGDLPEPDAARQPYLQGSEHPGSGRQIISEQSATGAKGRVRAAMTIEPRDGRLCVFMPPTETLEDYLDLIAAIEDATAETGMPVHIEGYAPPNDPRLNVIKVTPDPGVLEINIKPAESWREMVESTETLYEEARLSRLGTEKFMLDGRHIGTGGGNHVVAGGPTAKDSPFLRRPDLLKSLVTYWQHHPSLSYLFSGMFVGPTSQAPRIDEARHDSLYELEIALAQIPEKGTECPPWLVDRTLRNLLIDVSGNTHRTEICIDKLYSPDGPTGRLGLVEFRAFEMPPHARMSLTQQLLLRALIARFWDTPYSGPLVRWGTQLHDRFMLPHSVWADFENVIADMNIQGYPFEADWFAPHFEFRFPRYGAVQYEQMEIELRQALEPWHVMGEEGAAGGTVRFVDSSVERLQVRITGMTGGRYRIACNGFEVPLTSTGKAGEYFAGVRFRAWKPASALHPGVEVDAPLVFDLYDTWTGRAVSGCTYHVAHPGGRNFEHFPVNAYEAESRRLARFEDIGHTTGPSDAPKRRDNDEFPMTLDLRRAKTVH
- a CDS encoding circularly permuted type 2 ATP-grasp protein; this translates as MSRNNPAKNGASPGVFLDDDYAPFPGVYDEMMDVQAGVRPHWRNFLESLGRFSDQELQDRWDTAQRLVRENGTTYNIYDDTGESTRPWRMDPIPFLIGAEEWKALEAGLIQRAKLLNAIVHDIYGDQTLLKRNLLPSSLVYGNPAFMRPMRGIDPPGGVHLHFMAFDLARAADQRWWVLSDRTQAPSGAGYALENRIVLARTLPDIFRAAQVHRLAGFFQALSDNLINLSGRDDPLAVLLTPGPHNETYFEHAYLARYLGFPLVEGADLTVRDNHVFLKTLNGLKRVDLILRRVDSDFCDPLELRNDSLLGVAGLVAAVRAGNVVVANSLGSGVVECEALMSFYPGLCRELLGEDLKVPSLATWWCGQEKEREYVSQHLDDLVLRPTFSNSSILNNRNGALLPGQASGERRQEIIDLLGRRGYQYFGQETLTLSTTPGWSEAGIEPRPVVLRVYVCADGDSYRVMPGGLTRTADSVAAQAITMQQGDASKDTWVLSDGPVSTFTRLTAPDQAVTLRRSGSDLPSRVADNLFWLGRYAERTESSVRLMRALILRFAGEAGAGDDPQTLTRLTNILVDLDYLNRRTAQKAAAGGIRAVEREMAMILFDRGRANGLLNLLGNLQRTASLVRERLSTDSWRVLNGLHQRAVGQAAMIRLDVSAALALLNHILEELSAFSGMQMENMTRSLGWRLLDTGRRVDRTTHTAKLIRELVVDGNPAEEGRLDLLLELGDSSMTYRTRYLSTVQLPAVVDLLLADDTNPRSLAFQVATLGEHIRHFPHDEESATLPREEYLIQSMYSQIRLADVMELCNQRNKRGQRNELAQFLDQIANQTLEMSNAIARKYFSHVLPTRSTSAGGMVP
- a CDS encoding transglutaminase family protein, with product MIYDISHQTTITYTWDVALSQHLLHLAPRSCPHQVTHHHALIIEPPPTLSKNDMDFFGNPTTYLTIEEPHNKLSIVSTCQVEIHALPAPDPAATPPWEDVAGYLVNQSDPVCLDASQYVFESPFTVSAQAEAFAQTSFPPGRPVLEGALDLMARIYNGFKYEGGVTDISTPIDRVLADKRGVCQDFAHLQIACLRTMGLPARYVSGYLRTHPPEGQERKVGADASHAWLAVWVPEFGWVDLDPTNNMMPGDEHITVAWGRDYGDVSPINGMVLGGGAHKVAVAVDVAPAAVPAEA
- a CDS encoding cupin domain-containing protein; this encodes MTIEMARAAFAGLALFAMTGAATAGDTKDAYRAGDGKVQVERLLSGPTKTIVGEAVRYPGGLPAEVTAAVVTLPPGKSTGWHRHGVPLFGYILSGELLVDYGDKGVRTYTTGAALMEAMDQRHQGINTGTEPVRILVVYMGAEGMKNVVPD
- a CDS encoding FAD-binding protein, with the protein product MKPYAWDRETDVIVLGFGGAGVAAAVTAHDQGAEVLILEKAPEGLHGGNTRIAAQGYLNTSDADKAAIYLEALCGPYPVPDDMIRTWAREMCLNNDWVRDLGGDPQEHQHQPEGIEYPELPGATCVHKFHDGPTYGYSFTWNRFESFVTERNIAVEYETPGRELIQDGETREIIGVRAEKDGKSVLIKARRGVVLTCGGFENNQEMIRNYLPGVSHCYPSGTPYNEGDGISMAMAVGADLWHMNNYAGPSMALKVPEFPATMSIQALHFAKEYPGGMIIVGPDGRRFYDEKFKHRHGKVPVNGVWSPMHVPTPMFMVFDQDMMSAAPLYNKDPNRGWTPIITRYDWSDDNSAELEKGWIKKGGTIEDLARTVGLDPQALAATVARWNANAEAGEDPDFGRKLMLNPLAKGPFYAMELSPSMINTQGGPRRNEEAKVLRPDGTPIPRLYSAGELGSIYSYLYQGTGNIGECLAFGRIAGRNVADETPWS
- a CDS encoding ABC transporter substrate-binding protein, whose protein sequence is MTNRSFTRKAVSAAVCGAVALAFTAGSAAPAKAETNEVRFAQQFGLLYLPQHVVVDHKMVETCAKDAGLGDIKVTMHRFSGGAAVNQALLSNNVDFAAGGVGPLLKLWDKTKGRINVKAIATLSAMPLKLNTNDPKIKKLEDYVGLTDHKIATPSVKVSIQAVVLQMAAAKKWGANEAFKLDDITVSMKHPSAAAALLAGGQAVKSHFATLPTSYQEIKTGKVHTVMTSYDVLGGEHSTVALYNTEKWKNDNPKLFKCVGDSFRTAAKWINEDTDRAAELFHKFTKSKLPLEDVKAMIKDKGEMHYSIMPSRTMEFARFMHSIGSIKNMPSSWKDYYWENNHDLSGS